One genomic region from Sphingomonas paeninsulae encodes:
- a CDS encoding YnbE family lipoprotein, whose translation MKKPVIFAIGLALSICLSGCINIKAPDKPIEINLNVNIKQEVVVKLQKDAQDLITSNPELFPQ comes from the coding sequence ATGAAGAAACCCGTGATCTTTGCAATTGGTTTGGCGTTGTCGATTTGCCTGTCGGGATGCATCAATATCAAGGCACCCGACAAGCCGATCGAGATTAATCTGAACGTAAATATCAAGCAGGAAGTCGTCGTTAAATTGCAGAAAGACGCGCAAGACCTGATCACCAGCAACCCGGAGTTGTTCCCGCAATGA
- a CDS encoding EF-hand domain-containing protein, producing MKKFIMAIGAVALATPALAQMAPAAPPATSAPTTVSPDATTARAPAVGAPSPAAATGPAAIIATEFPTYDKDGNGVLSAAEFDTWMVALKEKSGAPAMKPAEKKAWLDGAFTTADKDKNKSISQAELTAYLTAGA from the coding sequence ATGAAGAAATTTATCATGGCGATTGGTGCAGTTGCGCTTGCAACGCCCGCGCTTGCACAGATGGCACCCGCCGCCCCTCCAGCCACGTCGGCTCCTACAACGGTGTCGCCAGATGCGACGACTGCGCGAGCACCAGCGGTGGGTGCGCCATCGCCTGCTGCAGCCACGGGTCCCGCAGCAATTATCGCCACCGAGTTTCCTACCTACGACAAGGATGGAAACGGCGTGTTGAGCGCAGCTGAGTTCGATACATGGATGGTCGCATTGAAGGAAAAGTCGGGTGCGCCAGCAATGAAACCAGCTGAGAAAAAGGCTTGGTTGGACGGTGCTTTCACCACGGCCGATAAGGATAAGAACAAGTCTATTAGTCAAGCTGAACTGACGGCCTATCTGACTGCCGGAGCCTAG
- a CDS encoding YdbH domain-containing protein: MRGVTRRRVAVVGTVTVVLAGIGVWNERRTLADGAIASELARRGVRATYRVADIGFRWERLENIVIGDPRHPDLTADWAEVRVAATLGGLSATEIRAGGVNLRGRLVGGKVKFGDIDKLIPASSGIPFTLPDITVDLADARIALATDYGNVGARLDGQGNLSNGFKGKLAAIAPTLVLSGCRANRATLYVDISISARKPTVTGPLRANAIDCGAAHFRKPALALNVALSEALDHWRGTSTVGLKTLSLGSQIFRDFTGWGAFEGSPRATNGSAQVMIASSTTPFATLAGMSVDAKFGVRGSDLDGRGTVKAMQVVLDRRYVAQLKSVRANGTPVGPLLKKLSDAASSAIQNLAVSVDVGGQVRGSQMSGIVTAANITTLRGMKLVVGGGQGVRFGAQGLFADTQAKLSGGGFPTIAASFRRGANGVTSGVARIEPYAANDARLTVTPVQFTVGGDGRARVLTTATLDGPLGNGRVIGLQIPLVLALSGGNIALNPGCTPAAFRSLSMSGLHLDPNSLKLCANNGGLFSLKNGRINGGATIISPRLTGRLGNSPIVLGAGQANVALSDNRFTMGNLGVKLGAADHLTTLEIGALNGAFVSEGGTGKFENLSGKIANVPLLIDSGVGNWTLNNGVLTLGGRAGVSDEAKSVRFNTLVAEDVKLRLASGKIAMTGMLREVSTNADVSAVAITHDLGNGRGHATLDVAGLNFGKTLQPEKLTPLTLGVVANVAGSVSGKGQIDWSSAGVTSTGRFETKGLDFAAAFGPVAGLSGEIVFTDLLGLVTAPGQTVSIATINPGIPVPDGRVTYHLAAGQRIIVEGGRWPFAGGSLILDPTTLDMGVSRERRLTFRVDGLDAAKFIQQLEFENLSATGIFDGAMPMIFDDQGGRIVGGKIAARSGGGTLSYVGDVSNAKMNVFAKLAFDALKAIRYNNLVIEMDGALDGEIVSKVSFRGVNEAPRNEKRGYFARQFSNLPFIFNIAIRAPFRGLLATARTFQDPSSLLRGLPIPGATVPDSIVTPVKPIQPSESEKRP; encoded by the coding sequence ATGCGCGGTGTAACGCGGCGGCGGGTTGCCGTCGTTGGAACTGTCACTGTCGTTCTGGCCGGGATCGGGGTGTGGAACGAGCGGCGGACGCTGGCAGACGGTGCGATCGCGAGCGAACTGGCAAGGCGTGGAGTGAGGGCGACTTACCGTGTGGCCGACATCGGATTTCGCTGGGAGCGGCTTGAGAACATCGTCATCGGCGATCCGCGCCATCCCGACCTGACTGCTGACTGGGCAGAAGTCCGGGTTGCCGCAACGCTCGGCGGGCTGTCGGCAACAGAAATTCGAGCGGGCGGTGTTAATCTGCGCGGACGACTGGTGGGTGGTAAGGTCAAATTCGGGGACATCGACAAACTGATCCCCGCATCTTCGGGGATTCCCTTTACCCTGCCAGATATCACGGTCGATCTGGCCGACGCGCGGATTGCGTTAGCGACGGATTACGGAAATGTCGGGGCGCGGCTGGATGGTCAGGGAAATTTGTCGAACGGATTCAAGGGAAAGCTTGCCGCGATTGCTCCGACTCTTGTTCTGTCGGGATGCCGGGCCAACCGCGCCACGCTCTATGTCGATATTTCGATTTCGGCGCGGAAACCAACAGTGACGGGCCCGCTGCGGGCGAACGCGATCGATTGCGGGGCGGCTCATTTCCGTAAGCCCGCGTTGGCGCTGAACGTGGCTTTGTCCGAAGCCCTCGACCATTGGCGGGGAACGAGCACGGTCGGTCTAAAGACGCTTTCATTGGGATCGCAGATTTTCCGCGACTTTACCGGCTGGGGCGCTTTCGAAGGCAGTCCGCGAGCAACGAACGGCTCTGCGCAGGTTATGATTGCCTCCAGTACCACCCCGTTTGCAACGCTTGCCGGAATGTCGGTCGATGCAAAGTTCGGTGTTCGCGGAAGTGATCTCGATGGACGCGGCACGGTCAAGGCGATGCAGGTCGTTCTTGATCGACGTTATGTAGCACAACTCAAGTCGGTGAGGGCGAACGGGACGCCGGTCGGGCCTTTACTGAAGAAACTGTCCGACGCTGCCTCGAGCGCTATACAAAATTTGGCCGTGAGCGTCGACGTCGGGGGGCAGGTTCGCGGGTCGCAGATGTCCGGAATAGTGACGGCGGCCAACATCACAACACTAAGGGGGATGAAACTGGTAGTCGGTGGCGGGCAGGGAGTTCGCTTCGGCGCGCAAGGCCTGTTTGCCGATACGCAGGCGAAACTGAGCGGCGGCGGTTTTCCCACTATCGCAGCAAGTTTTCGAAGAGGCGCTAATGGAGTCACGAGCGGCGTTGCTCGAATTGAACCATATGCAGCGAACGACGCGCGGCTTACCGTCACGCCGGTGCAATTTACCGTCGGCGGCGATGGTAGAGCGCGGGTGTTGACTACTGCAACGCTCGACGGGCCGCTGGGGAACGGGCGCGTCATCGGGCTACAAATACCGCTGGTGCTTGCTCTTAGCGGCGGCAACATTGCGCTCAATCCGGGGTGCACGCCCGCTGCGTTCCGGTCGCTTAGCATGTCGGGGCTGCACCTTGATCCAAATTCGCTGAAGCTGTGCGCCAACAATGGCGGCCTGTTCAGTCTAAAAAATGGCAGGATAAATGGCGGAGCGACGATCATCTCACCGCGCCTGACCGGCCGTTTGGGCAACTCACCGATCGTCCTCGGCGCTGGACAGGCAAATGTAGCGCTTTCCGATAACCGGTTTACCATGGGCAATCTGGGCGTAAAACTTGGCGCTGCAGATCATTTGACCACGCTCGAAATCGGAGCGTTGAACGGGGCGTTCGTGAGCGAAGGGGGCACGGGCAAGTTTGAAAACTTGTCCGGCAAGATTGCAAACGTTCCTCTGCTGATTGATTCGGGCGTCGGAAACTGGACACTCAATAATGGTGTGCTGACGCTTGGCGGCAGGGCCGGTGTTTCGGACGAGGCAAAGTCGGTGCGGTTCAACACGCTGGTTGCCGAAGACGTCAAACTGCGCCTCGCCAGCGGCAAAATTGCGATGACGGGAATGCTGCGTGAGGTCTCCACGAACGCCGACGTTTCAGCAGTCGCGATCACCCATGATCTGGGCAACGGCAGGGGGCATGCTACGCTCGATGTTGCGGGCCTCAATTTCGGCAAGACACTTCAGCCCGAGAAACTAACTCCGCTGACGTTGGGCGTAGTTGCGAATGTAGCGGGTAGTGTCAGCGGAAAAGGCCAGATCGACTGGTCATCTGCGGGCGTCACAAGCACAGGACGATTTGAAACCAAGGGCCTGGATTTTGCCGCGGCTTTCGGTCCGGTGGCGGGACTTTCGGGAGAGATCGTGTTCACCGATCTACTTGGTCTGGTGACTGCTCCTGGCCAGACGGTGTCGATTGCCACGATCAATCCCGGCATTCCTGTTCCCGATGGGCGCGTGACCTATCACCTGGCAGCGGGGCAACGGATCATTGTCGAGGGTGGGCGCTGGCCGTTCGCGGGGGGCTCGCTGATTCTTGATCCGACGACGCTCGACATGGGCGTTTCAAGAGAGCGACGACTGACGTTCAGAGTCGACGGACTCGATGCGGCAAAGTTCATCCAGCAGCTCGAATTCGAAAATCTGAGTGCGACCGGCATATTCGATGGCGCGATGCCAATGATTTTCGACGATCAGGGCGGGCGCATTGTCGGGGGCAAGATTGCGGCGCGGTCGGGCGGCGGGACACTATCCTATGTTGGTGACGTGTCGAACGCCAAGATGAACGTCTTTGCCAAGCTCGCGTTCGATGCGTTGAAGGCGATCCGTTATAACAATCTTGTCATCGAGATGGACGGAGCGCTGGATGGAGAGATTGTCAGCAAGGTGAGTTTCCGCGGCGTGAACGAAGCGCCCCGCAACGAGAAGCGCGGGTATTTCGCGCGGCAGTTCAGCAATCTTCCCTTTATATTTAACATCGCGATTCGCGCGCCATTCCGTGGATTATTGGCGACGGCGCGGACGTTTCAGGACCCGAGCTCGCTACTGCGCGGATTGCCGATTCCCGGTGCAACCGTGCCCGATTCGATCGTTACGCCGGTGAAACCCATTCAGCCCTCAGAAAGCGAGAAACGCCCATGA